The Salvelinus fontinalis isolate EN_2023a chromosome 24, ASM2944872v1, whole genome shotgun sequence genome has a segment encoding these proteins:
- the LOC129822338 gene encoding 2-acylglycerol O-acyltransferase 1-like, with amino-acid sequence MVKIELAPLNIPFNRRLQTAAVLQWVFCFLFGAQCCFCVYVVIVLNGYWHMAALYALWLYLDWDTPQAGGRRSDWVRHWTVWKHFGDYFPIHLIKTCDLDPERNYLMGFHPHGILVAGAFGNFCTEYTGFQELYPGMTPYLHTLGIWFGFPFFREYHMSSGVVSCSKKSLTHVLSQRGGGNVSIIVIGGTAESLEARPGSLILEALNRKGFVKIALRCGAHLVPVFSFGENDLFNQLKNPKGSLVRTIQEGMRKTLGFSLPLFHARGVFQYSLGFMPFRQPIYTIVGEPIVVERNVSPSSAEVDRLHGCYLEALAKLFEQHKAEYRILEHQHLIFT; translated from the exons ATGGTCAAGATAGAGCTTGCACCGTTGAATATCCCGTTCAACCGACGTTTACAGACAGCTGCAGTTCTTCAATGGGTCTTCTGCTTTCTCTTTGGAG CgcagtgttgtttttgtgtgtatgttgtgatCGTGTTGAATGGATACTGGCACATGGCTGCTCTGTATGCCCTGTGGCTCTACCTGGACTGGGACACACCTCAGGCTGGGGGCCGCAGGTCTGACTGGGTACGCCACTGGACCGTGTGGAAACACTTTGGAGACTATTTCCCCATCCAT CTGATTAAGACATGTGACCTAGACCCAGAAAGGAACTACCTGATGGGGTTCCATCCTCACGGAATCCTGGTAGCCGGAGCGTTTGGCAATTTCTGTACAGAATACACAGGTTTCCAAGAGCTCTATCCAGGAATGACTCCTTACCTGCATACCCTCGGCATCTGGTTTGGCTTCCCATTCTTCCGGGAGTACCATATGTCCTCAG GGGTTGTTTCTTGTTCCAAGAAGAGTCTTACCCATGTGTTGAGCCAGAGGGGAGGGGGCAACGTGTCAATCATAGTGATTGGTGGGACGGCAGAGTCCCTGGAGGCCAGGCCTGGGAGCCTCATCCTGGAGGCCCTCAACAGGAAGGGCTTTGTCAAGATTGCTCTCAGGTGTGG GGCTCATCTGGTGCCAGTGTTCTCCTTTGGGGAGAATGATCTGTTTAATCAGCTGAAGAACCCGAAGGGCTCCCTGGTCCGTACCATCCAGGAGGGCATGAGGAAGACCCTGGGCTTCAGTTTGCCTCTGTTCCACGCCCGGGGGGTTTTCCAGTACAGCTTGGGCTTCATGCCCTTCAGACAACCCATCTACACCATTG tGGGAGAGCCCATAGTTGTGGAGAGGAACGTGAGCCCCTCATCAGCTGAGGTAGACAGGCTGCATGGCTGTTACCTGGAGGCGCTGGCTAAGCTGTTTGAGCAGCACAAGGCTGAGTACAGGATCCTAGAGCACCAGCACCTCATCTTCACCTGA